The genomic DNA ATTTTGTAGTCCCTATACTACCGTAGCTTTTCGTCTCAATTCTTTATACTTCACGATAATCGTTTTCTCTGCAGAGGATTATCCCGCCTTTTTTGGGCTCACGTTTCACTGCATGCCTGCGGTAAGAGCCTTACTCTTTTAGACGGGAGAGGCAACGCATAGGACAAAAGGCTGGTAACAGACTGAAAATGCTATGCTTATTGCAGCTGTGAATTTCCTTAAGTTTCCGCAGAAAGCGGTCGAATTACTCTCTGTGTGTGAGATGTGTGCGAATTCTAATTTTCTATTACGAAGATACCCATGCTTTTGTGAGTTCAGAGACCTCTGAGCACGCTTGAGATCGGTATGAAAAAGGAGAGGAAGCATGGCCAGGCCCGTGTATCCATACGAGTTGAGTGACCCCGATTTTGTTTGGTTGATAGAGACCTTTCTTGAGGCACGTTCGGATTTCGTGACGCTTCAAGAATCATGTCTGCCTGTAATCTTATTTCAAAGAACGATGGCGCAAGTAGATCCTGAAGAGATGCTCCTTGGTCTTGACTCACCATTTGAAAAGCTTCTCTTGCCGGAGACAGAAGAAGAGTCAAACAAGGAGGAGTGAGCTTTTGGCTGGAAGTAGAGAGATTTCACTGTAGTCCAGCTAAAATCTCATCAACGCCTTGTCTCATAATGGCTTCGTAGGATGCGAGTAACTCGGGGGTTTCTGCTTCAAATCGCATTACTAGAGCTGGCTGGGTGTTTGAAGCCCTCACTAATCCCCATCCTTTCTCGAACTCGACTCTTACTCCATCGGTGAGATCGGTTTTGTAGTCAGAGAATTTACGTTGAGCCTCCTCTGGTACCTGGAACTTGATATGGTCAGGGCAATCGACCCTAATTTCAGGAGTTGAAATCGCTTGTGGAACATCTCGAAGGAGTCCTGAAAGTGTCTCCTGTGTATTGCTGAGCAGCTCAATGAGGCGACCTGATGCGTACATTGCATCGTCGAATCCGAAAAAGCGATGTTTGAAAAACATGTGACCGCTCATTTCCCCTGCAAGATCAGCATCTTCCTCGTAGAGCTTCTGTTTAATGAGTGAGTGGCCAGTCTTCCACATTATCGCTCTGGCCCCTTCTTGAGCCAGCGTATCAAACAGTCGAGATGAACATTTTACATCTCCAATAATGGTTGGTTTCGAGATGTCTCTTAAGAGCGCTTGTCCATAAATTAAGAGAAGCATATCGCCAAATACAATATCCCCTTTTTCATCTACCACCCCAATGCGATCGGCATCCCCGTCCCATCCGATTCCACAATCAGCATTTTCACGGATAACGGCAGCTTTTAAGTCTTTGATGTTTTCAAGCACTGTTGGATCTGGATGGTGATTTGGAAAGTTTCCGTCGGGGTCACAATAGAGTTCAATTACCTCAACGCCGAGTTGCTTGAGAAGCTCTGGACCGACCATACCGCCTACTCCATTGCCGGCGTCAACGACGACCTTTAGCTTTCGAGGACCCATATGGGGTTTGATATTCTCTATGAGATAGCTCAGATATTCAGGCAAGATAAGATTTTCCTTGATTAAGTGGGGTATAGGTGTGATCTGAGCTTCTTGATGACATTTCATTAAAGCGAAAAGTTCTTGAATAGCACTTCCGGATAGAGTGGTTTTCCCCCGACATATTTTGAACCCATTCATGTTAGATGGGTTGTGGCTGCCGGTAACCTGAATGCCACCCGCAAGCTCTCGCTGATAGAGCGAAAAGTAGACTTGCGGTGTTGGACCCATACCAAGCAGTTCCACGGGTCTGCCAGTCGCAGAGATTCCTTCTGCTAGTGCTTGCGCATATTCTGGAGAACTTAACCGACAATCGTATCCAATGCTGACTGGTAGTTCGGTTTTCTCACGAAGAGTTTTTCCAAACGCAAACCCTAGAAGTCGAGCAAATCCTGCATTGAGATCTTCATCAACATTTCCTCGAATAT from bacterium includes the following:
- a CDS encoding phosphomannomutase/phosphoglucomutase; the encoded protein is MSAIHLNPQAFREYDIRGNVDEDLNAGFARLLGFAFGKTLREKTELPVSIGYDCRLSSPEYAQALAEGISATGRPVELLGMGPTPQVYFSLYQRELAGGIQVTGSHNPSNMNGFKICRGKTTLSGSAIQELFALMKCHQEAQITPIPHLIKENLILPEYLSYLIENIKPHMGPRKLKVVVDAGNGVGGMVGPELLKQLGVEVIELYCDPDGNFPNHHPDPTVLENIKDLKAAVIRENADCGIGWDGDADRIGVVDEKGDIVFGDMLLLIYGQALLRDISKPTIIGDVKCSSRLFDTLAQEGARAIMWKTGHSLIKQKLYEEDADLAGEMSGHMFFKHRFFGFDDAMYASGRLIELLSNTQETLSGLLRDVPQAISTPEIRVDCPDHIKFQVPEEAQRKFSDYKTDLTDGVRVEFEKGWGLVRASNTQPALVMRFEAETPELLASYEAIMRQGVDEILAGLQ